The following proteins are co-located in the Streptomyces sp. NBC_01198 genome:
- the cydB gene encoding cytochrome d ubiquinol oxidase subunit II: MHLHDVWFVLIAVLWTGYFFLEGFDFGIGVLTKLLARDRTERRVLINTIGPVWDGNEVWLLSAGGATFAAFPDWYATLFSGFYLPLLVILVCLIVRGVAFEYRAKRDDERWQRNWEHAIFWTSLLPAFLWGVAFADMVHGVKIDAHKEYVGGLFDLLHGYALLGGLVTLALFTFHGAVFASLKTVGPIRERARAFATRTGVVAAVLALAFLLWTQADSGNGRSLVALIVAAVALALALGANAAGREGWSFAFSGMTIASTVALFFLSLFPDVMPSSLDSAWSLTVSNASATPYTLRIMTWCAAVATPLVLLYQGWTYWVFRKRIGTQHIAAGQPPVGPPIGLPGQPVGGASDTAAGQPAEGAH, translated from the coding sequence ATGCATCTGCACGACGTCTGGTTCGTCCTGATCGCCGTTCTGTGGACCGGGTACTTCTTCCTGGAGGGCTTCGACTTCGGGATCGGCGTCCTGACCAAACTGCTGGCCCGCGACCGCACCGAGCGGCGCGTGCTGATCAACACCATCGGCCCGGTCTGGGACGGCAACGAGGTCTGGCTGCTCAGCGCGGGCGGCGCGACCTTCGCCGCCTTCCCCGACTGGTACGCCACCCTCTTCTCGGGCTTCTACCTGCCGTTGCTGGTGATCCTGGTCTGCCTGATCGTGCGCGGAGTCGCCTTCGAGTACCGCGCCAAGCGGGACGACGAGCGCTGGCAGCGCAACTGGGAGCACGCGATCTTCTGGACCTCGCTGCTGCCGGCCTTCCTGTGGGGCGTCGCCTTCGCCGACATGGTGCACGGCGTGAAGATCGACGCCCACAAGGAGTACGTGGGCGGGCTGTTCGACCTGCTGCACGGCTACGCCCTGCTGGGCGGTCTGGTGACGCTGGCGCTGTTCACCTTCCACGGTGCCGTCTTCGCCTCGCTCAAGACGGTCGGCCCGATCCGGGAACGGGCCAGGGCGTTCGCCACCAGGACCGGCGTGGTCGCCGCGGTGCTGGCGCTGGCCTTCCTGCTCTGGACCCAGGCGGACAGCGGCAACGGCCGCAGCCTGGTCGCGCTGATCGTCGCCGCCGTCGCCCTCGCCCTCGCGCTGGGTGCGAACGCCGCGGGACGGGAGGGCTGGTCGTTCGCCTTCTCCGGGATGACCATCGCCTCGACGGTCGCGCTGTTCTTCCTGAGCCTTTTCCCCGACGTGATGCCGTCCTCGCTCGACAGCGCCTGGAGTCTGACGGTCAGCAACGCCTCGGCGACGCCCTACACGCTGCGGATCATGACCTGGTGCGCGGCGGTCGCCACCCCGCTGGTGCTGCTCTACCAGGGGTGGACCTACTGGGTGTTCCGCAAGCGGATCGGCACGCAGCACATCGCGGCAGGCCAGCCGCCGGTCGGGCCGCCAATCGGACTGCCGGGTCAGCCGGTGGGCGGGGCGTCGGACACCGCAGCGGGGCAGCCCGCGGAAGGCGCGCACTGA
- the cydD gene encoding thiol reductant ABC exporter subunit CydD → MFHVKPVDPRLLRYARTTRVFLAGTVALGLAGAGLIVAQATLIADLVVGGFQHGEGSGRLGGDLLWLAAVSVGRALVAWLTELCAHRAGAAVTSQLRNRLLVQATALGPGWLTGRRSGELTTLATRGIDALDDYFARYLPQLGLAAVVPAVVLARVLFADWISALTIVLTLPLIPLFMVLVGWATRERMDRQWQLLGRLSGHFLDVVAGLPTLKVFGRAKAQADSIRAITGDYRKATLRTLRIAFLSSFVLELLATISVALVAVDIGMRLVHGELSLRTGLLVLVLAPEAYLPLRQVGAQYHAAAEGLAAAEQVFGVLETEPAVVPGSAPAPDLRTATVRVEGLAVRSEGALAPTSFTLAPGETLAVTGPSGIGKTTLLSALLGFAPAAQGRILVDGADLGSIDPASWHRQIAWVPQHPHLFAGTIADNVRLSRPDAGDADLHAALAAAGALGFTAPDDVIGEDGAGLSAGQRQRIALARAFLADRPLLLLDEPTANLDGDTEGALIATLRELSRGRTTILVAHRPALLSLADRVLALTSAAAPHSPAEGSPSYDGVRGVPAVAVPAGPQTPTADIAERRTRRAGVRGLLATGRVRGFRGRFAAACGLGALALLSAVGLMGTSGWLISRASQQPPVLYLMVAVTATRAFGIGRAVFRYGERLVAHDAVFRALAGVRVAVYRRLESLAPAGLRERQRGDLLSRLVADVDAVQDHYLRWLQPALSAGLVVLASAAFAGWLLPAAGIVLGAGLLVAGVAVPLLAAAVARRTEARLAPARGELSARVLALFTGTAELTVAGALDRRRGEAADADRTLTAVAARSAAVTALGAGLTTLVGGLTVTACGWVGVRAVAGHDLRGVALAVLLLAPLAAFEAVNGLPLAAQQRQRSRWAAERVNDVLDAPLPVREPARPAALPASPFPLVVSDLTARHPGRSAAALDGVDLTLTQGRRVAVVGPSGAGKTTLAHVLLRFLDAESGTYTLGGRPAGECDGDDVRRLVGLCAQDAHVFDSSVRENLRLARPGAGDDDLRAALAAARLDLDLDTAVGEHGARLSGGMRQRLALARALLAGFPVLILDEPAEHLDIATADTLTADLLAATRGRDRATLLITHRLAGLAGDVVDEIVVLDGGRVVQRGTYRELAASDGPFRRTLEREQLADALARTGAAAPVPAAA, encoded by the coding sequence ATGTTCCACGTGAAACCCGTCGATCCGCGACTGCTGCGGTACGCGCGCACCACCCGGGTCTTCCTGGCGGGCACGGTGGCGCTCGGTCTGGCGGGGGCCGGGCTGATCGTCGCGCAGGCGACGCTGATCGCCGACCTGGTCGTCGGAGGCTTCCAGCACGGGGAGGGATCCGGCCGGCTGGGCGGCGACCTGCTGTGGCTGGCGGCCGTCTCGGTGGGCCGGGCCCTGGTGGCCTGGCTGACCGAGCTGTGCGCGCACCGGGCCGGTGCCGCGGTCACCTCGCAGCTGCGCAACCGGCTGCTGGTGCAGGCGACCGCACTCGGCCCCGGCTGGCTGACCGGCCGCCGCAGCGGCGAGCTGACCACGCTGGCGACCCGCGGCATCGACGCGCTGGACGACTACTTCGCCCGCTACCTGCCGCAGCTGGGCCTCGCCGCGGTGGTGCCCGCGGTCGTCCTGGCCCGCGTGCTGTTCGCCGACTGGATCTCGGCGCTCACCATCGTGCTCACCCTGCCGCTGATCCCGCTGTTCATGGTGCTGGTCGGCTGGGCGACCCGGGAGCGGATGGACCGGCAGTGGCAGCTGCTGGGCAGGCTGTCCGGGCACTTCCTCGATGTGGTCGCCGGCCTTCCGACGCTCAAGGTCTTCGGGCGGGCGAAGGCGCAGGCCGACAGCATCCGCGCCATCACCGGCGACTACCGCAAGGCCACGCTCAGGACGCTGCGGATCGCCTTCCTGTCGTCCTTCGTACTGGAGCTGCTGGCCACCATCTCGGTGGCCCTGGTGGCCGTGGACATCGGCATGCGGCTGGTGCACGGCGAACTGTCGCTGCGCACCGGGCTGCTGGTGCTGGTCCTGGCGCCGGAGGCGTATCTGCCGCTGCGGCAGGTGGGAGCGCAGTATCACGCCGCCGCCGAAGGGCTGGCCGCAGCCGAACAGGTCTTCGGGGTACTGGAGACCGAGCCCGCCGTCGTGCCCGGCAGCGCCCCCGCACCCGACCTGCGGACCGCCACCGTCCGGGTCGAGGGCCTCGCGGTACGCAGCGAGGGCGCGCTGGCGCCGACCTCCTTCACCCTCGCGCCCGGCGAGACGCTGGCCGTGACCGGCCCGAGCGGGATCGGCAAGACCACCCTGCTCAGCGCTCTGCTGGGCTTCGCCCCGGCGGCGCAGGGCCGCATCCTCGTCGACGGCGCCGACCTCGGCTCGATCGACCCCGCGTCCTGGCACCGCCAGATCGCCTGGGTGCCGCAGCACCCGCACCTCTTCGCGGGCACGATCGCGGACAACGTCCGGCTGTCCCGGCCGGACGCCGGTGACGCCGACCTGCACGCCGCGCTCGCCGCGGCCGGCGCCCTGGGCTTCACCGCTCCCGACGACGTCATCGGTGAGGACGGGGCCGGGCTGTCCGCCGGTCAGCGGCAGCGGATCGCGCTGGCCCGCGCCTTCCTCGCCGACCGGCCGCTGCTGCTGCTCGACGAGCCCACCGCCAACCTCGACGGCGACACCGAAGGGGCGCTCATCGCGACCCTGCGGGAGCTGAGCCGGGGCCGGACCACGATCCTGGTCGCCCATCGGCCGGCCCTGCTGTCGCTGGCCGACCGGGTGCTCGCACTGACCTCCGCCGCCGCCCCGCACTCCCCTGCGGAAGGCTCGCCCTCGTACGACGGCGTGCGGGGCGTCCCCGCGGTCGCCGTTCCGGCCGGGCCGCAGACGCCGACCGCCGACATCGCCGAGCGGCGAACGCGCCGGGCCGGGGTGCGGGGCCTGCTCGCCACGGGCCGGGTACGCGGCTTCCGCGGGCGGTTCGCCGCGGCCTGCGGGCTCGGAGCCCTGGCGCTGCTGTCCGCGGTCGGGCTGATGGGGACTTCCGGGTGGCTGATCAGCCGGGCCTCGCAGCAGCCACCGGTGCTTTATCTGATGGTGGCCGTCACCGCGACCCGGGCCTTCGGTATCGGGCGGGCCGTCTTCCGCTACGGCGAGCGGCTGGTCGCCCATGACGCGGTCTTCCGCGCCCTGGCCGGCGTCCGGGTCGCCGTCTACCGGCGGCTGGAAAGCCTGGCGCCGGCCGGCCTGCGCGAGCGGCAGCGCGGTGACCTGCTGTCGCGGCTGGTCGCGGACGTGGACGCGGTCCAGGACCACTATCTGCGCTGGCTGCAGCCCGCGCTCAGCGCCGGGCTGGTGGTGCTGGCCTCGGCGGCCTTCGCCGGGTGGCTGCTGCCCGCGGCGGGGATCGTCCTCGGGGCCGGGCTGCTGGTCGCCGGGGTCGCCGTGCCGCTGCTGGCCGCGGCCGTCGCCCGCCGTACCGAAGCGCGGCTCGCCCCGGCCCGCGGTGAGCTCTCCGCCAGGGTGCTCGCCCTGTTCACCGGCACCGCGGAGCTGACGGTGGCCGGTGCGCTTGACCGCCGGCGCGGCGAGGCCGCGGACGCCGACCGTACGCTCACCGCCGTCGCGGCCAGGTCCGCCGCGGTCACCGCGCTGGGAGCCGGGCTGACCACCCTGGTCGGCGGCCTGACGGTGACGGCCTGCGGATGGGTCGGGGTGCGGGCGGTGGCCGGCCACGACCTGCGGGGCGTGGCTCTCGCGGTGCTGCTGCTCGCCCCGCTCGCGGCCTTCGAGGCCGTCAACGGCCTGCCGCTCGCCGCGCAGCAGCGGCAGCGCAGCCGGTGGGCCGCGGAACGGGTGAACGACGTCCTCGACGCACCGCTGCCGGTGCGCGAGCCCGCGCGTCCGGCGGCGCTTCCCGCCTCGCCGTTCCCGCTGGTCGTCAGCGACCTGACCGCCCGCCACCCGGGCCGGAGCGCCGCCGCCCTCGACGGCGTTGACCTGACCCTCACCCAGGGTCGCCGGGTGGCGGTCGTCGGCCCGTCCGGCGCCGGCAAGACGACGCTGGCCCACGTGCTGCTGCGCTTCCTGGACGCCGAATCCGGCACCTACACCCTGGGTGGTCGGCCCGCCGGCGAGTGCGACGGCGACGACGTACGCCGGCTGGTCGGTCTGTGCGCGCAGGACGCCCACGTCTTCGACAGCAGCGTCCGGGAGAATCTGCGGCTCGCCCGGCCCGGCGCGGGCGACGACGACCTGCGGGCCGCACTGGCCGCCGCCCGGCTGGACCTCGACCTCGACACGGCGGTGGGCGAGCACGGCGCCCGGCTGTCCGGCGGGATGCGGCAGCGGCTCGCGCTCGCCCGCGCCCTGCTGGCCGGCTTCCCCGTACTGATCCTGGACGAGCCCGCCGAGCACCTGGACATCGCCACCGCCGACACTCTGACCGCCGACCTGCTGGCGGCCACCCGCGGCCGCGACCGTGCGACGCTGCTGATCACGCACCGCCTGGCCGGGCTCGCGGGGGACGTGGTGGACGAGATCGTCGTGCTCGACGGGGGCCGGGTCGTCCAGCGCGGCACCTACCGCGAACTGGCCGCGTCCGACGGCCCGTTCCGCCGCACCCTGGAGCGCGAGCAGCTCGCCGACGCCCTCGCACGGACCGGCGCCGCGGCGCCGGTGCCCGCCGCGGCCTGA
- a CDS encoding DUF3303 family protein has translation MRMLLTARMDTETANQSVTDGTMSKLMQELVEELRPESAYFTTAEGERCCYMVVDMKDSAQMPPMLEPFFHAGGKVDLRPVMTMDDLQTGLAALGR, from the coding sequence ATGCGGATGCTGCTCACTGCTCGAATGGACACCGAGACGGCGAACCAGTCGGTGACGGACGGCACGATGTCGAAGCTGATGCAGGAATTGGTCGAGGAACTGCGCCCGGAATCCGCCTACTTCACCACGGCGGAAGGCGAGAGGTGCTGCTACATGGTCGTCGACATGAAGGACAGCGCGCAGATGCCGCCGATGCTCGAACCGTTCTTCCACGCGGGCGGGAAGGTCGATCTGCGGCCGGTCATGACGATGGACGACCTGCAGACCGGGCTGGCCGCCCTCGGGCGCTGA
- a CDS encoding DUF6344 domain-containing protein translates to MAATTSRVTAFWGAFLNVLIKCIAALGFATPARMKAATSRQAAGTATVPAQAVATRAIAAAAPVGGSAAPPMPAGRVLLPAPRSSERGRSLPPTMKQRIRAEAHGSSPSSRSIAVSAERLSDAAAATAAAVGAVDESALDGKAAADRATRRRDRALCG, encoded by the coding sequence ATGGCTGCTACCACTTCCCGTGTCACCGCGTTCTGGGGCGCTTTCCTGAACGTGCTCATCAAGTGCATCGCCGCGCTGGGCTTCGCGACCCCGGCCCGAATGAAGGCCGCCACGTCCCGGCAGGCCGCCGGCACGGCCACCGTACCGGCGCAGGCCGTCGCCACCCGGGCGATCGCGGCCGCCGCGCCGGTGGGCGGGTCCGCCGCGCCACCGATGCCGGCCGGGCGGGTGCTGCTGCCCGCGCCCCGGTCCTCCGAGCGCGGGCGTTCGCTGCCGCCGACGATGAAGCAGCGGATCAGGGCCGAGGCACACGGCTCCTCGCCCAGCTCGCGCAGCATCGCCGTATCGGCGGAGCGGCTCAGCGACGCCGCGGCCGCGACTGCCGCAGCCGTCGGCGCCGTCGACGAGAGCGCCCTGGACGGCAAGGCCGCCGCCGACCGCGCCACCCGCCGCCGCGACCGCGCGCTGTGCGGCTGA
- a CDS encoding HAD family hydrolase — protein MGDVTSAIGAPGGPSSSPDEHPQTHDHDDFAVTSPRLIATDLDGTLLRNDRTVSPRTIAALAAAEAAGIEVFFVTGRPARWMGVVAEHLAGHGMAILANGAAVYDLRAHRLIEAFPLPEDDALAVAHALRAALPGTRFAVERAGSFRREPDYGAIEPDVARHAAIDVLLSEDRAQPLLKLLAKHPSIDPDDFLATALSIAGGRVEITRSSDYALLEVSGAGVSKATTLARCCAERGVTAAEVVAFGDMPNDLAMLGWAGTSYAVANAHPDVLAATTRRTVANEDDGVARVIERIVAARHN, from the coding sequence ATGGGAGATGTGACCTCAGCCATCGGTGCCCCCGGCGGGCCGTCCAGTTCGCCCGACGAGCACCCCCAGACTCATGATCACGACGACTTCGCCGTCACCTCGCCACGGCTGATCGCCACCGACCTGGACGGAACGTTGCTGCGCAACGACCGGACCGTGTCGCCGCGGACGATCGCCGCGCTGGCCGCCGCAGAAGCGGCCGGTATCGAGGTCTTCTTCGTCACCGGACGCCCCGCCCGGTGGATGGGCGTGGTCGCCGAACACCTCGCAGGACACGGAATGGCGATCCTCGCCAACGGTGCCGCGGTCTACGACCTGCGTGCGCACCGGCTGATCGAGGCCTTTCCGCTGCCCGAGGACGACGCGCTCGCGGTCGCGCACGCCCTGCGTGCCGCGCTGCCCGGCACGCGTTTCGCGGTCGAGCGCGCCGGCAGCTTCCGGCGCGAGCCCGACTACGGCGCCATCGAGCCCGACGTCGCGCGGCACGCGGCCATCGACGTGCTGCTCTCCGAGGACCGTGCGCAGCCGCTGCTGAAACTGCTGGCCAAGCATCCGTCGATCGACCCCGACGACTTCCTGGCGACGGCCCTCTCGATCGCCGGCGGACGCGTCGAGATCACCCGGTCGAGTGACTACGCCCTGCTCGAGGTCAGCGGCGCGGGCGTCAGCAAGGCCACCACGCTGGCGCGGTGCTGCGCCGAGCGCGGGGTGACGGCGGCCGAGGTGGTCGCTTTCGGCGACATGCCCAACGACCTGGCGATGCTCGGCTGGGCCGGTACGTCCTACGCCGTCGCCAACGCGCACCCCGACGTCCTGGCCGCCACCACCCGCCGGACGGTGGCGAACGAGGACGACGGGGTGGCGCGGGTGATCGAGCGGATCGTCGCGGCCCGCCACAACTGA